A single window of Ammospiza caudacuta isolate bAmmCau1 chromosome Z, bAmmCau1.pri, whole genome shotgun sequence DNA harbors:
- the LOC131571539 gene encoding interferon alpha-2-like, with protein MNAFGLIQIGLILSSTTIISSPQCNHLPLQQRKVIENSLRLLDKMGKEFPQQCLRDKMSFRFPTQVLQPRQKETVGVAIEEILQNIFYIFSKNLTLAAWDRTVLDQFQNALYLQIEQLEACVIEKHTQHCWSKEVSRLKLKKYFRKIDCFLKDKQHDLCSWEISRAEMRRCLQLIDKVTRKLKN; from the coding sequence ATGAATGCTTTTGGCTTGATCCAGATTGGCCTCATACTGTCAAGCACCACCATCATCTCCAGCCCTCAGTGCAACCACCTCCCtctgcagcaaagaaaagtgATCGAGAACAGCCTGCGCCTCTTggataaaatgggaaaagagtTTCCCCAACAATGTCTAAGAGACAAAATGTCCTTCAGATTTCCTACGCAGgttctgcagcccaggcagaaagAGACTGTTGGAGTTGCCATTGAAGAGATCCTCCAAAATATCTTCTACATCTTCAGCAAAAATCTGACCCTAGCTGCTTGGGATCGAACAGTACTGGATCAGTTCCAAAATGCACTTTATCTGCAAATTGAGCAATTGGAGGCATGTGTAATCGAAAAACACACCCAACACTGCTGGAGTAAAGAAGTCAGCAGGCTGAAATTGAAAAAGTACTTCCGAAAAATAGACTGCTTTCTTAAAGATAAACAACACGACCTGTGCTCTTGGGAGATCAGCCGTGCAGAAATGAGGAGATGTCTCCAACTGATTGATAAGGTGACAAGGAAGCTTAAAAACTAA